Proteins co-encoded in one Paracoccus sp. MBLB3053 genomic window:
- a CDS encoding type IV secretory system conjugative DNA transfer family protein yields MPQLLIVLPVAALAGALLGLMAGGLWVQLETGGNTSNGDMFLLLRQFPGWDKIGDEPWASGYRLGLIGAALLSGFTLILSFGQKLTEYGQAHFQSNAEIRRNGLLQPIGRGLVFGKLGKPKTNKAMIAADYDKFPHCLVVAPTRAGKGVGYAIPNLLLFPGSMVVLDVKGELFEATSRHRQTQGDAIFYFSPFDFDHASHRYNPLERVARIRHADECYTELAKIADYFLTVSDKGSAGDFLTEGRDLFIAAGLLAIERGRPTIGEISRILFGQGATSSAYAAHAEEVTHISAAQTFRKFAGYSDRTLSSHASVLSGAGLSLWNNPAVDRATSGNDFSFADLRRLPMAVYLVVNADAIKTLAPLIRLFFGELIATLRASMPDPVQEPWPVKIMLDEFDQLGPMPIIVQSLKQLAGHGGRVSIITQSIPGLESTPYSENERLGIESAAGIKLYLAPNEKKTAEEVSEGLGKTTKLAISDSLSRDGSGLLRRSISRRNEERPLMSPDELKKLDRDKVILIPERQHPIIAERIVYYEDPYFKGLMAAQKGPLPYPSREGEGLRRLRETVEDLTRRIEGRAPLSYPAAPELTLPAGTVVRKETDPKLTEDSNAARTAVPHVPSPEPGEFASGSTAQTVLQELLEEGSTLSAEEMLRALKPQETHAREIMQGIEEKLLRKIGG; encoded by the coding sequence CTCCTCCGGCAATTCCCGGGCTGGGACAAGATCGGGGATGAACCCTGGGCCTCGGGCTACCGGCTCGGTCTGATCGGCGCCGCGCTGCTTTCTGGTTTTACGCTGATCCTCTCCTTCGGCCAAAAGCTGACCGAGTACGGCCAGGCGCACTTTCAGAGCAATGCCGAAATCCGCCGCAATGGGCTGTTACAGCCTATCGGGCGCGGCCTCGTCTTCGGAAAGCTTGGCAAGCCCAAGACCAACAAAGCGATGATTGCGGCGGATTACGACAAATTCCCGCATTGCCTCGTCGTTGCCCCGACCCGGGCGGGCAAGGGTGTCGGCTATGCCATCCCGAACCTGCTGCTCTTCCCCGGCTCGATGGTGGTGCTCGACGTCAAAGGCGAGCTCTTTGAGGCGACCTCGCGCCATCGTCAGACCCAGGGCGATGCGATCTTCTATTTCTCGCCCTTCGATTTTGACCATGCCTCGCATCGCTATAACCCGCTCGAACGCGTTGCCCGCATCCGCCATGCCGATGAATGCTATACCGAGCTTGCCAAGATCGCGGATTACTTCCTCACCGTCTCCGACAAGGGCAGCGCCGGCGATTTTCTGACCGAGGGCCGCGATCTCTTCATTGCAGCAGGCCTCCTAGCCATCGAACGCGGCCGCCCGACCATCGGCGAGATCAGCCGCATTCTCTTCGGTCAGGGGGCAACTTCGAGCGCCTATGCCGCCCATGCCGAGGAGGTGACACATATCTCCGCCGCCCAGACCTTCCGCAAATTCGCCGGCTATTCCGACCGCACGCTCAGCTCGCATGCCTCGGTGCTGAGTGGGGCCGGGCTGTCGCTGTGGAACAACCCCGCCGTCGACCGCGCCACCAGCGGCAATGACTTTTCCTTCGCCGATCTGCGCCGCTTGCCGATGGCGGTCTATCTGGTGGTCAATGCCGATGCCATCAAGACGCTGGCCCCGCTGATCCGGCTCTTCTTTGGTGAGCTCATCGCCACGCTGCGCGCCAGCATGCCTGACCCGGTCCAGGAGCCTTGGCCGGTCAAGATCATGCTCGATGAATTTGACCAGCTCGGGCCGATGCCGATCATCGTCCAATCGCTGAAACAGCTGGCCGGTCATGGCGGCCGGGTCTCGATCATCACCCAATCCATCCCGGGTCTGGAATCAACGCCCTATTCCGAAAATGAGCGCCTGGGCATCGAATCCGCGGCCGGTATCAAGCTCTATCTCGCCCCGAACGAGAAGAAGACCGCCGAGGAGGTCTCGGAGGGCCTCGGCAAGACCACCAAGCTCGCAATCAGCGACAGCCTTTCGCGCGATGGCTCGGGTTTACTGCGCCGCTCGATCTCGCGGCGCAATGAGGAGCGCCCGTTGATGAGTCCAGACGAGCTGAAAAAGCTCGATCGCGACAAGGTCATCCTGATCCCCGAGCGTCAGCATCCGATCATCGCCGAGCGCATCGTCTACTATGAAGATCCCTATTTTAAGGGATTGATGGCGGCGCAGAAGGGACCCCTGCCCTATCCCTCGCGCGAAGGCGAAGGCCTGCGGCGTTTGCGAGAAACCGTCGAGGATCTGACACGGCGCATCGAGGGCCGCGCGCCGCTCTCCTATCCCGCCGCGCCCGAACTCACCCTGCCCGCCGGGACCGTCGTTAGGAAAGAGACGGATCCGAAACTTACAGAAGATAGCAACGCGGCGAGAACCGCCGTCCCACACGTCCCGTCACCTGAACCTGGGGAATTCGCATCGGGATCAACGGCGCAAACCGTTCTGCAGGAGTTGCTTGAGGAGGGCTCCACATTGAGCGCCGAGGAGATGCTGCGGGCTTTGAAGCCGCAGGAAACCCATGCCCGCGAGATCATGCAGGGGATCGAGGAAAAACTGCTGCGGAAGATTGGCGGATGA
- a CDS encoding cold-shock protein, whose protein sequence is MATGVVKWFNNDKGYGFIQPDAGGSDVFVHISAVERAGIRSLPDGQKISFEVERGRNGKDSAVNLALI, encoded by the coding sequence ATGGCTACGGGCGTTGTAAAGTGGTTCAATAATGACAAAGGGTACGGGTTCATCCAACCCGACGCGGGCGGTTCAGACGTCTTCGTTCATATCTCTGCCGTTGAGCGCGCCGGTATTCGTAGCCTGCCCGATGGGCAGAAAATCTCCTTTGAAGTTGAACGCGGCCGCAACGGCAAGGACAGCGCCGTCAATCTGGCACTCATCTGA
- a CDS encoding excalibur calcium-binding domain-containing protein: MKHLILAVVLTASTVTAAEARNPTRCSDYSTWEEAQAALKGGEYWLDRDNDGIACESLRH; encoded by the coding sequence ATGAAACACCTGATCCTTGCCGTCGTCCTCACCGCCTCGACCGTCACTGCGGCCGAGGCCCGGAATCCCACTCGCTGCTCCGACTACAGTACTTGGGAAGAAGCCCAAGCGGCGCTCAAAGGCGGCGAATACTGGCTCGACCGCGACAACGACGGCATCGCTTGCGAATCTCTGCGCCACTGA